Proteins encoded by one window of Bacillus spongiae:
- the murA gene encoding UDP-N-acetylglucosamine 1-carboxyvinyltransferase: MEKIIVRGGNRLTGTVKIEGAKNAVLPVIAATLLASDGKSVIKNVPALSDVYTINEVIRHLNTDVTFHNNEIVVNASRELFVEAPFEYVRKMRASVQVMGPLLGRTGKARVALPGGCAIGSRPIDQHLKGFEAMGAKVKVGNGYIEAEVKGRLQGAKIYLDFPSVGATENIMTAAVLAEGTTIVENVAKEPEIVDLANFLNKMGGKVKGAGTGTITIEGVRRLHGVEHSIIPDRIEAGTFMIAAAISKGNVLVQNAIPEHLSSLIAKMEEMGVEIKEEENGLRVIGPEKLKMVDIKTMPHPGFPTDMQSQMMTLLLKAEGTGMITETVFENRFMHVEEFRRMNGDVKIEGRSVILNGPSNLQGAEVAATDLRAAAALIIAGLVSEGYTRVTELKHLDRGYVDFHKKLEALGADIIRVTEAEQKQPITETMIDLDLNA; the protein is encoded by the coding sequence TTGGAAAAAATCATTGTCCGCGGCGGAAACAGATTAACAGGTACAGTTAAAATAGAAGGAGCAAAAAATGCTGTCCTTCCTGTAATCGCTGCTACATTATTAGCAAGTGACGGTAAGAGCGTTATTAAGAATGTTCCAGCTCTCTCCGATGTATATACGATTAATGAAGTTATCCGTCACCTAAACACAGACGTAACTTTCCATAATAATGAAATAGTTGTGAATGCATCTAGAGAGTTATTTGTAGAAGCACCATTTGAATATGTTCGTAAAATGCGAGCCTCTGTTCAAGTAATGGGACCATTACTTGGAAGAACTGGGAAAGCGCGTGTAGCATTGCCAGGAGGTTGTGCAATTGGTTCAAGACCTATAGATCAGCACCTAAAAGGTTTTGAAGCAATGGGAGCAAAAGTAAAGGTTGGAAATGGTTATATAGAAGCTGAAGTAAAGGGTAGGTTACAAGGAGCAAAAATCTACCTGGATTTCCCAAGTGTTGGAGCAACGGAAAATATTATGACGGCTGCCGTTTTAGCAGAAGGTACAACCATTGTTGAAAACGTAGCAAAAGAACCTGAAATTGTAGATTTAGCAAATTTCCTGAATAAAATGGGTGGAAAAGTAAAGGGTGCAGGTACCGGTACAATTACTATTGAAGGAGTAAGACGTTTACACGGTGTTGAGCATTCTATTATTCCAGACCGTATTGAAGCAGGAACGTTTATGATAGCTGCTGCTATTTCGAAAGGAAATGTTTTAGTTCAAAATGCTATTCCAGAACACCTTTCCTCCTTAATCGCTAAAATGGAAGAGATGGGTGTAGAAATTAAAGAGGAAGAAAATGGATTACGTGTTATTGGACCGGAAAAGTTAAAAATGGTGGATATTAAAACAATGCCTCATCCAGGTTTTCCAACTGACATGCAATCACAGATGATGACTTTACTGCTTAAAGCAGAAGGAACCGGTATGATTACAGAAACAGTGTTTGAAAATCGATTTATGCACGTAGAAGAATTTCGTCGAATGAATGGTGATGTTAAAATTGAAGGTCGTTCCGTTATTCTTAACGGCCCGTCTAATCTTCAAGGCGCAGAAGTAGCGGCAACAGATTTACGTGCAGCAGCTGCTCTAATTATTGCTGGTTTAGTCTCAGAAGGGTATACACGTGTTACGGAGTTGAAGCACCTTGATCGTGGATATGTAGATTTCCATAAGAAGCTAGAGGCTTTAGGTGCCGATATCATTCGAGTTACTGAAGCTGAGCAAAAACAGCCCATTACAGAAACAATGATTGATTTAGACTTAAATGCATAA
- the spoIID gene encoding stage II sporulation protein D has translation MKNLKPILVIAALFLLVTFIVPVLVVLPFSSEEENGGLDEKLSPETNELRTLEDSIEISVFRTQENTIETLPLEKYVIGVVSGEMPAEFESEALKAQALTARTYIVKQLSKSKADLPEGADVKDTTQHQVYKNNDELKQLWGNDYQWMIDKITKAVIDTKGQIITYNDTPIDATFFSTSNGSTENSETYWKYELPYLKSVESPWDKDSPKYESQKIITVSEFEEKLGIQLPSDGSVGVITSRTPGNQVGSVKISDSEFTGPEVRQKLDLKSADFSWVRKEEHIVINTKGYGHGIGMSQYGANGMAKEGKTYKEIVHHYYQGVNIALAEDLLTASTSEN, from the coding sequence ATGAAAAATCTAAAACCAATTCTAGTAATTGCCGCACTCTTTCTACTCGTTACATTCATCGTGCCAGTCCTTGTTGTGTTACCATTTTCTTCTGAAGAGGAGAATGGTGGGCTTGATGAAAAGCTCTCTCCAGAAACTAATGAACTGAGAACATTGGAGGACTCAATAGAGATATCCGTTTTTCGAACACAAGAAAATACAATTGAGACATTACCGTTAGAAAAATATGTAATAGGAGTCGTTAGTGGAGAGATGCCAGCAGAATTTGAAAGTGAAGCTTTAAAAGCACAGGCGCTTACAGCCAGAACTTACATTGTAAAACAATTGTCTAAAAGCAAAGCAGATCTTCCAGAAGGTGCAGATGTCAAAGATACGACACAGCATCAAGTATATAAAAATAATGATGAATTAAAGCAGTTATGGGGAAATGACTATCAATGGATGATTGATAAAATTACGAAGGCAGTTATTGATACAAAGGGTCAAATCATCACTTACAATGATACTCCTATTGACGCAACATTTTTTTCAACAAGCAATGGCAGTACTGAAAATTCTGAGACATATTGGAAATATGAATTACCGTATTTAAAAAGCGTAGAAAGTCCATGGGATAAAGACTCACCTAAGTATGAGTCACAAAAAATTATTACGGTTTCTGAATTTGAAGAGAAATTAGGTATTCAACTTCCTAGCGATGGATCAGTAGGGGTAATAACATCTAGAACACCAGGTAATCAAGTGGGATCAGTTAAAATTTCGGATTCAGAATTTACTGGTCCAGAGGTACGCCAAAAATTAGACTTAAAGTCAGCAGATTTTTCTTGGGTGCGTAAGGAAGAGCATATTGTTATAAACACAAAAGGATACGGACATGGAATTGGTATGAGTCAATACGGTGCAAATGGGATGGCAAAGGAAGGGAAAACGTATAAAGAGATTGTACATCACTATTATCAAGGGGTTAACATTGCATTGGCAGAAGACCTATTAACAGCATCTACTTCCGAAAACTGA